One genomic window of Streptococcus mitis includes the following:
- a CDS encoding class I SAM-dependent methyltransferase: protein MKHDFNHKAETFDSPKNIFLANLVCQAVEKQIDLLSDKEILDFGGGTGLLTLPLAKQAKSVTLVDISEKMLEQARLKAEQQDIKNIQFLEQDLLEKPLEKEFDLIVVCRVLHHMPDLDAALSLFHQHLRENGQLLLADFTKTEASHHGFELVELENKLAQFGFSSVHSQILYSAEDLFQGNYSELFLTVAQKSLA from the coding sequence ATGAAACATGATTTTAACCACAAAGCAGAAACTTTTGATTCCCCTAAAAATATCTTCCTTGCAAACTTGGTTTGTCAAGCAGTCGAGAAACAGATTGATCTTCTATCAGACAAAGAAATTTTGGATTTCGGTGGAGGGACGGGTCTGTTAACCTTGCCCCTAGCCAAGCAGGCCAAGTCTGTAACATTGGTGGATATTTCGGAGAAAATGCTGGAGCAAGCTCGTTTGAAAGCGGAGCAGCAAGACATCAAGAATATCCAGTTTTTGGAGCAAGATTTACTGGAAAAACCCTTGGAGAAAGAGTTTGATCTCATTGTTGTTTGTCGGGTTCTTCATCATATGCCTGATTTGGATGCGGCTCTCTCACTGTTTCATCAACATCTGAGAGAAAATGGACAACTTTTACTTGCTGATTTTACCAAGACAGAAGCTAGCCATCATGGATTTGAATTGGTTGAACTGGAAAACAAGCTAGCCCAGTTTGGTTTTTCATCTGTGCATAGTCAGATTCTCTATAGCGCTGAAGACCTGTTTCAAGGAAATTACTCAGAACTCTTTTTAACAGTAGCCCAAAAATCACTCGCCTAG
- a CDS encoding ribonuclease P, producing MLNEIRNYLEFAGLQYRNPDKAGEEREKMLEFRHKGQEARKAFTELAKVFQASHPEWQLQQTSQWMNQAQRLRPHFWVYLQRDGQVTEPMMALRLYGSSSDFGVSLEVSFIERKKDEQTIGKQAKVLEVPVVEGIYYLVYSDGQSQRWEANEENRQVLVEKIGSQEIRKVLVKADVSFIENQSLEVILEKLDEAYKRLFPYYQATRG from the coding sequence ATGTTAAATGAAATAAGAAATTATCTAGAATTTGCTGGTTTGCAGTACCGTAATCCTGATAAAGCAGGAGAAGAGCGAGAAAAAATGCTGGAATTCCGCCACAAAGGTCAAGAGGCACGAAAGGCTTTTACAGAACTGGCCAAAGTCTTTCAAGCAAGCCATCCAGAATGGCAACTCCAACAGACTAGCCAGTGGATGAACCAAGCGCAGCGTTTGCGACCACATTTTTGGGTTTATCTACAGAGAGACGGACAAGTGACAGAACCTATGATGGCTTTACGTTTGTACGGAAGTTCTTCTGATTTTGGAGTCTCACTAGAAGTCAGTTTCATCGAGCGCAAAAAAGATGAGCAAACTATAGGCAAGCAGGCCAAGGTCTTAGAAGTTCCAGTGGTAGAAGGGATTTATTATCTAGTCTACTCTGATGGTCAAAGTCAACGGTGGGAGGCGAACGAAGAGAATCGTCAGGTCTTAGTTGAGAAGATAGGCAGTCAAGAAATCCGAAAAGTGTTAGTTAAAGCAGATGTTTCTTTTATAGAAAATCAATCATTAGAAGTGATTTTAGAAAAATTAGATGAAGCTTATAAGCGCTTATTTCCCTATTATCAGGCGACTAGAGGGTAG
- the comGF gene encoding competence type IV pilus minor pilin ComGF gives MVQNSCWLSRSHKIKAFTLLESLIALIVISGSLLLFQAMSQLLISEVRYQQQSEQKEWLLFVDQLEAELDRSQFEKVEGNRLYMKQDGKDIAIGKSKSDDFRKTDASGRGYQPMVYGLKSAQITEENKLVRFHFQFQKGLEREFIYRVEKEKS, from the coding sequence ATGGTTCAGAACAGTTGTTGGCTATCAAGGAGCCATAAAATCAAGGCTTTTACCCTGTTAGAATCCCTGATTGCCCTCATTGTCATCAGTGGAAGTTTACTTCTCTTTCAAGCCATGAGTCAGCTCCTCATTTCAGAAGTTCGTTATCAGCAGCAAAGTGAGCAAAAGGAGTGGCTCCTATTTGTGGACCAGTTGGAGGCAGAATTAGACCGTTCGCAGTTCGAAAAAGTGGAGGGCAATCGACTCTATATGAAGCAGGATGGCAAGGATATCGCTATAGGTAAGTCAAAATCGGATGATTTTCGGAAAACCGATGCCAGTGGACGAGGCTATCAGCCTATGGTTTATGGCCTCAAATCAGCTCAGATTACAGAGGAGAATAAACTGGTTCGCTTTCATTTTCAGTTCCAAAAAGGCTTAGAAAGGGAGTTCATCTATCGTGTGGAAAAAGAAAAAAGTTAA
- a CDS encoding MORN repeat-containing protein — protein sequence MENFKNFYGKYYIYLSRSHLEILAAVTIVFCAVLVFFLNIPGKGVLKLDNGTIVYDGSLVRGKMNGQGTITFQNGDQYTGGFINGSFNGKGTFQSKEGWTYEGDFVNGQAEGKGKLTTEQEVVYEGTFKQGVFQQK from the coding sequence ATGGAGAATTTTAAGAATTTCTATGGGAAATATTATATCTATCTGAGTCGTTCTCATTTAGAGATTCTAGCAGCAGTAACGATTGTTTTTTGTGCTGTACTCGTCTTTTTTCTAAATATTCCCGGAAAAGGTGTTCTAAAGCTTGATAATGGAACAATTGTTTACGACGGCAGTCTTGTCCGTGGTAAAATGAATGGCCAAGGTACCATTACCTTCCAAAATGGAGACCAGTATACAGGTGGTTTCATCAATGGTTCCTTCAATGGAAAAGGAACTTTTCAATCCAAAGAAGGCTGGACTTACGAAGGTGATTTTGTAAATGGTCAGGCTGAAGGAAAAGGGAAACTAACAACAGAACAAGAAGTCGTTTATGAAGGGACTTTTAAACAAGGCGTTTTTCAACAAAAATAA
- a CDS encoding membrane protein insertase YidC, whose translation MKKKIQLTSLLGLSLLIMTACATNGTTSDITANSADFWSKFVYFFAEIIRFLSFDISIGVGIILFTVLIRTLLLPVFQVQMVASRKMQEVQPRIKALREQYPGRDMESRTKLEQEMRKVFKEMGVRQSDSLWPILIQMPVILALFQALSRVDFLKTGHFLWINLGGVDTTLVLPILAAVFTFLSTWLSNKALPERNGATTAMMYGIPVLIFVFGVYAPSGVALYWAVSNAYQVLQTYFLNNPFKIIAEREAVVQAQKDLENRKRKAKKKAQKTK comes from the coding sequence GTGAAAAAGAAAATACAGTTGACTAGTTTGCTAGGACTGTCCCTATTGATCATGACAGCTTGTGCGACTAATGGGACAACTAGCGATATTACAGCCAATTCGGCTGATTTTTGGAGTAAATTTGTTTACTTCTTTGCAGAAATTATTCGCTTTTTATCGTTTGATATCAGTATCGGAGTGGGGATTATTCTCTTTACGGTTTTGATTCGTACACTGCTCTTGCCAGTCTTTCAAGTGCAAATGGTGGCTTCTAGGAAAATGCAGGAAGTTCAACCACGTATTAAGGCGCTTAGAGAACAATATCCAGGTCGAGATATGGAAAGCAGAACCAAGCTAGAGCAGGAAATGCGTAAAGTCTTTAAAGAAATGGGTGTCAGACAGTCAGATTCTCTTTGGCCGATTTTGATTCAGATGCCGGTTATTTTGGCCTTGTTCCAAGCTCTATCAAGAGTTGACTTTTTAAAGACAGGTCATTTTTTATGGATTAACCTTGGCGGTGTGGATACAACCCTTGTGCTTCCGATTTTAGCAGCAGTATTTACCTTTTTAAGTACTTGGTTATCCAATAAAGCCTTACCTGAGCGTAATGGAGCTACGACAGCGATGATGTATGGGATTCCAGTCTTGATTTTTGTTTTTGGGGTCTATGCTCCGAGTGGAGTAGCGCTCTACTGGGCAGTATCCAATGCCTATCAAGTCTTGCAAACCTATTTCTTGAACAATCCATTCAAGATTATCGCAGAACGTGAGGCGGTAGTACAGGCACAGAAAGATTTGGAAAATAGAAAAAGAAAAGCCAAGAAAAAGGCTCAGAAAACGAAATAA
- the comGD gene encoding competence type IV pilus minor pilin ComGD yields the protein MIKAFTMLESLLVLGLVSILALALSGSVQSSFAAVEEQIFFMEFEELYRETQKRSVASQQKTSLNLDGQTISNGSQKLTVPKGIQVPSGQSITFDRAGGNSSLAKVEFQTSKGAIRYQLYLGNGKIKRIKETKN from the coding sequence ATGATTAAGGCATTTACCATGCTGGAAAGTCTCTTGGTTTTGGGTCTTGTGAGTATCCTTGCCTTGGCTTTGTCAGGTTCTGTTCAGTCTAGTTTTGCGGCAGTAGAGGAGCAGATTTTCTTTATGGAGTTTGAAGAACTCTATCGGGAAACTCAAAAACGCAGTGTAGCCAGTCAGCAAAAGACTAGTCTAAACTTAGATGGGCAGACGATCAGTAATGGCAGTCAAAAGTTGACAGTTCCTAAAGGAATTCAGGTACCATCAGGACAAAGTATTACATTTGATCGAGCTGGGGGCAATTCGTCCCTGGCTAAGGTTGAATTTCAGACCAGCAAAGGAGCGATTCGTTATCAATTATATCTAGGAAATGGAAAAATTAAACGCATTAAGGAAACAAAAAATTAG
- a CDS encoding class I SAM-dependent methyltransferase, whose product MDFEKIEQAYTYLLENVQVIQSDLATNFYDALVEQNSIYLDGETELEQVKENNQALKRLALRKEEWLKTYQFLLMKAGQTEPLQANHQFTPDAIALLLVFIVEELFKEEEITILEMGSGMGILGATFLTSLDKKVDYLGMEVDDLLIDLAASMADVIGLQAGFVQGDAVRPQMLKESDVVISDLPVGYYPDDAVALRHQVASSQEHTYAHHLLMEQGLKYLKSDGYAIFLAPSDLLTSPQSDLLKGWLKEEASLVAMISLPENLFANAKQSKTIFILQKKSETAVDPFVYPLASLQDAGVLMKFKENFQKWTQGTEI is encoded by the coding sequence ATGGATTTTGAAAAAATTGAACAAGCTTATACCTATTTACTAGAGAATGTCCAAGTCATTCAAAGTGATTTGGCGACCAACTTTTATGACGCCCTGGTGGAGCAAAACAGCATCTATCTGGATGGAGAAACTGAGCTAGAGCAGGTCAAAGAGAACAATCAGGCCCTTAAACGTTTAGCGCTACGCAAAGAAGAATGGCTCAAGACCTACCAGTTTCTCTTGATGAAGGCTGGGCAAACAGAACCCCTACAGGCTAATCACCAGTTTACACCGGATGCTATTGCCTTACTTTTGGTGTTTATTGTGGAAGAGTTGTTTAAAGAGGAGGAAATCACTATTCTCGAAATGGGTTCTGGCATGGGAATTTTGGGCGCTACTTTCTTGACCTCGCTTGATAAAAAGGTGGATTACTTGGGAATGGAAGTGGATGATTTGCTGATTGATTTGGCAGCTAGCATGGCAGATGTAATTGGTTTACAGGCTGGCTTTGTCCAAGGGGATGCCGTTCGTCCACAGATGCTCAAAGAAAGCGACGTGGTCATCAGCGACTTGCCTGTCGGCTATTATCCTGATGATGCCGTTGCGTTGCGTCATCAAGTTGCTTCTAGCCAAGAACATACTTACGCCCATCACTTGCTCATGGAACAAGGACTTAAGTATCTCAAGTCAGATGGATACGCTATTTTTCTCGCTCCGAGTGATTTGTTGACCAGCCCTCAAAGTGATTTGTTGAAAGGGTGGTTGAAAGAGGAAGCGAGTCTGGTTGCGATGATCAGTCTGCCTGAAAATCTCTTTGCTAATGCTAAACAATCAAAGACGATTTTTATCTTACAGAAGAAAAGTGAAACAGCAGTAGATCCTTTTGTTTATCCGCTTGCTAGCTTGCAAGATGCAGGTGTTTTAATGAAATTTAAAGAAAATTTTCAAAAATGGACTCAAGGTACTGAAATATAA
- the rnpA gene encoding ribonuclease P protein component produces MKKNFRVKREKDFKAIFKEGTSFANRKFVVYQLENQKNHFRVGLSVSKKLGNAVTRNQIKRRIRHIIQNAKESLVEDVDFVVIARKGVETLEYAEMEKNLLHVLKLSKIYQEGNGSEKENTVD; encoded by the coding sequence TTGAAGAAAAACTTTCGTGTAAAAAGAGAGAAAGATTTTAAGGCGATTTTCAAGGAAGGAACCAGTTTTGCTAACCGAAAATTTGTTGTCTACCAATTAGAAAACCAGAAAAACCATTTTCGAGTAGGTCTATCAGTTAGCAAAAAGCTGGGGAATGCAGTCACTAGAAATCAAATCAAGCGACGAATTAGACATATTATCCAGAATGCAAAAGAGAGTCTGGTAGAAGATGTCGACTTTGTTGTCATTGCTCGAAAAGGGGTCGAAACCTTGGAATACGCAGAGATGGAGAAAAATCTACTCCACGTATTAAAATTATCAAAGATTTACCAGGAAGGAAATGGGAGTGAAAAAGAAAATACAGTTGACTAG
- a CDS encoding acetate kinase encodes MTKTIAINAGSSSLKWQLYQMPEEKVLAKGLIERIGLKDSISTVKFDGRSEQQILDIENHTQAVKILLDDLIRFDIIKAYDEITGVGHRVVAGGEYFKESTVVEGDVLEKVEELSLLAPLHNPANAAGVRAFKELLPDITSVVVFDTSFHTTMPEKAYRYPLPTKYYTENKVRKYGAHGTSHQFVAGEAAKLLGRPLEDLKLITCHIGNGASITAVKGGQSVDTSMGFTPLGGVMMGTRTGDIDPAIIPYLMQYTEDFNTPEDISHVLNRESGLMGVSGKSSDMRDVIAAMEEGDHDATLAYEMYVDRIQKHIGQYLAVLNGADAIIFTAGIGENAANVREDVISGISWFGCDVDPEKNVFGVTGDISTEAAKIRVLVIPTDEELVIARDVERLKK; translated from the coding sequence ATGACAAAAACAATTGCAATCAATGCGGGAAGTTCAAGTTTGAAATGGCAACTTTATCAAATGCCAGAGGAAAAAGTTCTTGCTAAAGGTTTAATTGAACGGATTGGTTTGAAAGATTCTATTTCAACTGTAAAATTTGACGGCCGTTCTGAACAACAAATTTTGGATATCGAAAATCACACACAAGCTGTTAAAATCTTATTGGATGACTTGATTCGTTTCGATATTATCAAGGCTTATGATGAGATTACAGGTGTTGGACACCGTGTTGTTGCAGGTGGAGAATATTTTAAAGAATCAACAGTCGTTGAGGGAGATGTTTTAGAAAAAGTTGAAGAGTTGAGCTTGTTAGCTCCTCTCCACAATCCAGCCAATGCAGCAGGTGTTCGTGCCTTCAAGGAATTGTTGCCAGACATTACCAGTGTAGTTGTTTTTGATACTTCATTCCACACAACTATGCCAGAGAAAGCTTATCGCTATCCTCTACCAACAAAATATTACACAGAAAACAAGGTTCGTAAATATGGTGCCCACGGTACAAGTCACCAGTTTGTAGCAGGAGAAGCTGCAAAACTCTTGGGACGTCCATTAGAAGATTTGAAATTGATTACTTGCCACATCGGTAATGGTGCTTCTATTACAGCAGTTAAGGGTGGTCAATCTGTTGATACTTCAATGGGATTCACTCCACTTGGTGGTGTGATGATGGGAACTCGTACAGGAGATATTGACCCAGCTATCATTCCTTACTTAATGCAATATACAGAGGACTTTAACACGCCTGAAGACATTAGTCACGTTCTTAATCGTGAATCAGGACTAATGGGGGTTTCAGGTAAATCCAGTGATATGCGTGATGTGATTGCTGCTATGGAAGAAGGGGACCACGATGCCACTTTAGCCTATGAAATGTATGTTGACCGTATCCAAAAACATATCGGTCAATACCTTGCGGTCCTAAATGGAGCAGATGCTATTATCTTTACTGCAGGTATCGGTGAAAATGCTGCAAACGTACGTGAAGATGTTATCTCAGGTATCTCTTGGTTTGGCTGTGATGTTGACCCAGAAAAGAATGTCTTTGGTGTGACAGGAGACATCTCAACAGAGGCAGCGAAAATACGTGTCCTGGTTATTCCAACAGATGAAGAATTGGTCATTGCCCGTGACGTTGAACGCTTGAAAAAATAA
- a CDS encoding low molecular weight protein-tyrosine-phosphatase — translation MKKLVFVCLGNICRSPMAEFVMKSMTDNYEIQSRATSSWEHGNPIHKGTQGIFQQYQIPYEKGKTSLQISKEDFEDFDYIIGMDASNVSDLRQMCPGDCQDKIHLFASESVPDPWYTGDFEETYRRVQEGCQVWLERLEESEYGEF, via the coding sequence ATGAAAAAACTAGTCTTTGTCTGTCTGGGAAATATTTGCCGTAGCCCTATGGCTGAGTTTGTTATGAAATCAATGACAGATAACTACGAAATCCAAAGTCGAGCGACTTCCTCTTGGGAACATGGGAATCCGATTCATAAGGGCACTCAAGGGATTTTTCAACAGTATCAGATTCCGTATGAAAAAGGCAAAACATCGCTTCAGATTAGTAAGGAAGATTTTGAAGACTTTGATTATATTATCGGAATGGATGCTTCAAATGTTTCTGACTTACGTCAGATGTGTCCAGGAGACTGTCAAGATAAGATTCACTTATTTGCATCTGAAAGTGTTCCAGATCCTTGGTATACAGGAGATTTTGAAGAGACTTATCGGCGTGTTCAAGAGGGATGCCAAGTGTGGTTAGAACGTTTAGAGGAGAGTGAATATGGAGAATTTTAA
- the jag gene encoding RNA-binding cell elongation regulator Jag/EloR has product MVVFTGSTVEEAIQKGLKELDIPRMKAHIKVISREKNGFLGLFGKKPAQVDIEAISETTVIKANQQAVKGVPKEINEQNEPVKTVSEATVDLGHVVEAIKKIEEEGQGVSDKVKAEILKNEKHANTILEETGHIEILNELQLEEADFGEEVEIPTVESQAEQTESQELEDLGLKVESSFDIEQVAMEVTTYVQTIIDDMDVEATISNDYNRRSINLQIDTNEPGRIIGYHGKVLKALQLLAQNYLYNRYSRTFYITINVNDYVEHRAEVLQTYAQKLATRVLEEGRSHQTDPMSNSERKIIHRIISRMDGVTSYSEGDEPNRYVVVDTE; this is encoded by the coding sequence ATGGTAGTATTTACAGGTTCAACTGTTGAAGAAGCAATCCAGAAAGGATTGAAGGAGTTAGATATTCCAAGAATGAAGGCTCATATCAAAGTCATTTCTCGTGAAAAAAATGGATTTCTTGGTTTATTTGGTAAAAAACCAGCTCAGGTTGACATTGAAGCTATTAGTGAAACAACTGTCATTAAAGCAAATCAACAAGCTGTAAAGGGTGTTCCTAAAGAAATTAATGAACAAAATGAACCAGTTAAAACAGTCAGTGAAGCAACCGTTGATTTGGGTCATGTTGTAGAAGCAATTAAAAAGATTGAAGAAGAAGGCCAAGGGGTTTCTGATAAAGTTAAGGCTGAGATCTTGAAAAATGAAAAACATGCTAACACCATTTTAGAAGAAACTGGGCATATTGAGATTTTAAATGAATTACAGCTTGAAGAAGCTGATTTCGGGGAAGAAGTAGAAATTCCCACTGTTGAGAGTCAAGCTGAACAAACTGAAAGTCAAGAATTAGAAGATTTGGGCTTAAAGGTTGAATCGAGCTTTGATATTGAACAAGTAGCTATGGAAGTAACGACTTATGTTCAAACGATTATTGATGATATGGACGTTGAGGCGACGATTTCAAATGACTATAACCGTCGTAGTATCAATCTACAAATTGATACCAACGAACCAGGTCGTATTATCGGTTACCATGGCAAAGTCTTAAAAGCTTTGCAACTATTGGCTCAAAATTATCTTTATAACCGCTATTCAAGAACCTTCTATATCACAATCAATGTTAATGATTATGTTGAACACCGTGCCGAAGTCTTGCAGACCTATGCTCAAAAATTGGCGACTCGTGTTTTAGAAGAAGGCCGCAGTCATCAAACAGATCCAATGTCAAATAGCGAACGTAAGATTATCCATCGTATTATTTCACGTATGGATGGCGTGACTAGTTACTCTGAAGGTGACGAGCCAAATCGCTATGTCGTTGTAGATACAGAATAA
- the comGE gene encoding competence type IV pilus minor pilin ComGE, with translation MEKLNALRKQKIRAVILLEAVVALAIFASIATLLLGQIQKNRQEEAKILQKEEVVRVAKMALQTGQNQVNVNGVEIQVFSNEKGLEVYHGSEQLLAIKEP, from the coding sequence ATGGAAAAATTAAACGCATTAAGGAAACAAAAAATTAGGGCAGTAATTTTACTAGAAGCAGTAGTTGCTCTAGCTATCTTTGCCAGTATTGCTACCCTTCTTTTGGGACAAATTCAAAAGAATAGGCAAGAAGAAGCAAAAATCTTGCAGAAAGAAGAAGTTGTGCGTGTAGCTAAGATGGCACTGCAGACAGGTCAAAATCAGGTAAACGTAAACGGAGTTGAGATTCAGGTATTTTCTAATGAAAAGGGATTGGAGGTCTACCATGGTTCAGAACAGTTGTTGGCTATCAAGGAGCCATAA
- the comGG gene encoding competence type IV pilus minor pilin ComGG has translation MWKKKKVKAGVLLYAVSIAAIFSLLLQFYLNRQVAHYQDYALNKEKLVAFAMAKRTKDKVDKESGEQAFNMGQVSYQNKKTSLVTRIRTPKSQYEFIFPSVKIKEEKTDKKEEVATDSSDQAEKKKTEEKVEKKENS, from the coding sequence GTGTGGAAAAAGAAAAAAGTTAAGGCAGGAGTCCTCCTCTATGCGGTAAGCATAGCAGCTATCTTTAGTCTCTTGTTACAATTTTACTTGAACCGACAAGTCGCCCACTATCAAGACTATGCTTTAAATAAAGAAAAGTTGGTTGCTTTTGCCATGGCCAAGCGAACCAAAGATAAGGTTGATAAGGAAAGTGGGGAACAGGCCTTTAATATGGGTCAGGTGAGTTATCAAAATAAGAAAACAAGCTTAGTGACAAGGATTCGTACGCCTAAGAGCCAATATGAGTTCATCTTTCCTTCCGTCAAAATAAAAGAAGAGAAAACGGATAAAAAGGAAGAGGTAGCGACCGATTCAAGTGATCAAGCAGAGAAGAAAAAAACAGAAGAGAAGGTTGAAAAGAAAGAGAATTCCTAG
- the yajC gene encoding preprotein translocase subunit YajC, producing MESQYTFLIILVAMLGLMFFTQRSQKKQAQKRMESLNKLQKGYEVITIGGLYGTVDEVDTEKRTIVLDVDGVYLTFELAAIKTVLPLKETASLEGAIEK from the coding sequence ATGGAATCACAATATACATTTTTAATCATTCTTGTGGCTATGTTGGGCTTGATGTTCTTTACGCAACGCTCTCAAAAGAAGCAAGCGCAAAAACGTATGGAAAGTTTAAACAAACTGCAAAAAGGCTATGAAGTGATTACAATCGGTGGACTTTACGGAACAGTTGATGAAGTAGATACGGAGAAAAGAACGATTGTTCTTGATGTAGATGGAGTTTACTTGACTTTTGAACTAGCTGCTATCAAGACAGTATTACCGCTGAAAGAAACAGCTTCACTCGAAGGCGCAATTGAAAAATAA
- the tkt gene encoding transketolase, with translation MSNLSVNAIRFLGIDAINKANSGHPGVVMGAAPMAYSLFTKQLRINPAQPNWINRDRFILSAGHGSMLLYALLHLSGFEDVSMDEIKSFRQWGSKTPGHPEFGHTAGIDATTGPLGQGISTATGFAQAERFLAAKYNREGYNIFDHYTYVICGDGDLMEGVSSEAASYAGLQKLDKLVVLYDSNDINLDGETKDSFTESVRDRYNAYGWHTALVEDGTDLEAIHAAIETAKASGKPSLIEVKTVIGYGSPNKQGTNAVHGAPLGADETAATRQTLGWDYEPFEIPEQVYADFKEHVADRGASAYQTWTKLVADYKEAHPELAAEVEAIIDGRDPVEVTPADFPALENGFSQATRNSSQDALNVVAAKLPTFLGGSADLAHSNMTYIKTDGLQDDANRLNRNIQFGVREFAMGTILNGMALHGGLRVYGGTFFVFSDYVKAAVRLSALQGLPVTYVFTHDSIAVGEDGPTHEPVEHLAGLRAMPNLNVFRPADARETQAAWYLAVTSEKTPTALVLTRQNLTVEEGTDFEKVAKGAYVVYENAADFDTILIATGSEVNLAVSAAKELASQGAKIRVVSMPSTDVFDKQDESYKEEILPNAVRRRVAVEMGASQNWYKYVGLDGAVLGIDTFGASAPAPKVLAEYGFTVENLVKVVQNLK, from the coding sequence ATGTCAAATCTATCTGTTAATGCAATTCGTTTCCTAGGTATTGACGCCATTAATAAAGCTAACTCAGGTCACCCAGGTGTGGTTATGGGAGCGGCTCCGATGGCTTACAGCCTCTTTACAAAACAACTTCGTATCAATCCAGCTCAACCAAACTGGATTAACCGTGACCGCTTTATTCTTTCAGCTGGTCATGGTTCAATGCTTCTTTATGCCCTTCTTCACCTTTCTGGTTTTGAAGATGTCAGCATGGATGAAATCAAGAGCTTCCGTCAATGGGGTTCAAAAACACCAGGTCACCCAGAATTTGGCCATACAGCAGGGATTGATGCTACAACAGGTCCTCTAGGACAAGGTATTTCCACTGCTACTGGTTTTGCTCAGGCAGAACGTTTCTTGGCAGCCAAATATAACCGTGAAGGCTACAATATCTTTGACCACTATACTTACGTTATCTGTGGAGACGGAGACTTGATGGAAGGTGTCTCAAGTGAGGCGGCTTCATACGCAGGTTTGCAAAAGCTAGATAAGTTGGTAGTCCTTTATGATTCAAATGACATCAACTTAGATGGTGAGACAAAGGATTCCTTCACTGAAAGCGTTCGTGATCGTTACAATGCCTATGGTTGGCATACTGCCTTGGTTGAAGATGGAACAGATTTAGAAGCAATCCATGCTGCTATCGAAACAGCTAAAGCTTCGGGCAAACCATCTTTGATTGAAGTGAAGACTGTCATTGGATATGGTTCTCCAAACAAACAAGGAACTAATGCTGTACATGGTGCCCCTCTTGGAGCAGATGAAACTGCAGCAACTCGTCAAACCCTTGGTTGGGACTACGAACCATTTGAAATCCCAGAACAAGTATATGCTGATTTCAAAGAACATGTTGCAGACCGTGGTGCATCAGCTTATCAAACTTGGACAAAGCTAGTTGCTGATTATAAAGAAGCTCACCCAGAACTGGCTGCAGAAGTAGAGGCTATCATCGATGGACGTGATCCAGTTGAAGTGACTCCAGCAGACTTCCCAGCATTAGAAAATGGCTTCTCTCAAGCAACTCGTAACTCGAGTCAGGATGCCTTAAACGTTGTAGCGGCTAAGTTGCCAACCTTCTTAGGAGGTTCAGCTGACCTCGCTCACTCAAACATGACTTATATCAAGACTGATGGACTTCAAGATGATGCCAATCGCTTGAACCGTAACATTCAGTTTGGTGTTCGTGAATTTGCAATGGGAACTATCTTGAACGGGATGGCTCTTCATGGTGGACTTCGTGTATATGGTGGAACTTTCTTCGTCTTTTCTGACTATGTGAAAGCAGCTGTCCGCTTGTCAGCCTTGCAAGGTCTTCCTGTGACTTATGTCTTTACCCACGATTCAATCGCAGTTGGAGAAGATGGCCCAACGCACGAACCAGTTGAGCACTTGGCAGGTCTTCGTGCTATGCCAAATCTAAATGTTTTCCGTCCAGCAGATGCGCGTGAAACTCAAGCAGCTTGGTACCTTGCAGTGACAAGTGAGAAAACACCAACTGCTCTTGTTTTGACACGTCAAAACTTGACTGTTGAAGAGGGAACAGACTTTGAAAAGGTTGCAAAAGGTGCTTATGTTGTCTATGAAAATGCAGCAGATTTTGATACAATCTTGATTGCGACAGGTTCAGAGGTCAATCTAGCTGTCTCAGCTGCCAAAGAATTGGCTAGTCAAGGAGCAAAAATCCGCGTAGTCAGCATGCCGTCTACAGATGTTTTTGATAAACAAGATGAATCATACAAGGAAGAAATTCTTCCAAATGCAGTTCGCCGTCGTGTTGCAGTCGAAATGGGTGCAAGTCAAAACTGGTACAAATACGTTGGTCTTGATGGTGCCGTTCTCGGTATTGATACCTTCGGAGCCTCTGCACCAGCACCAAAAGTATTGGCAGAATATGGCTTTACTGTAGAAAATCTTGTAAAAGTCGTTCAAAACTTGAAATAA